One genomic window of Streptomonospora nanhaiensis includes the following:
- a CDS encoding WXG100 family type VII secretion target produces MSGFEITYARVADITADMEQATTDVQNALDALSTEMAAVRADLDGATASSYDQAMINWQKNVDDMRFLLGKAKEALQHVANNYNETDLREGALWEALQ; encoded by the coding sequence ATGAGCGGCTTTGAGATCACCTATGCCCGCGTGGCCGACATCACCGCGGACATGGAGCAGGCGACCACCGACGTGCAGAACGCGCTGGACGCGCTCTCCACCGAGATGGCGGCTGTGCGCGCCGACCTCGACGGCGCCACGGCCTCCAGCTACGACCAGGCCATGATCAACTGGCAGAAGAACGTCGACGACATGCGGTTCCTCCTGGGCAAGGCGAAGGAGGCCCTCCAGCACGTCGCCAACAACTACAACGAGACCGACCTGCGCGAGGGCGCCCTCTGGGAGGCCCTCCAGTAG